A stretch of Henckelia pumila isolate YLH828 chromosome 4, ASM3356847v2, whole genome shotgun sequence DNA encodes these proteins:
- the LOC140867076 gene encoding uncharacterized protein isoform X3 has translation MFVGLVVVEGGKRLSKWSSLCFWVYFSRIFNHFVFGFPPYWKEYAEKCMGGHSNEMGNESQHEMDAERNSSKTKSSIIALPKKCNNVTGSSEDSTSVFSIAPAPAPDPDPDPAPAPAPATATAPAPAPAPAPAPAPFNVEKIFSSGNCTNGYHMTGDRSVNCSIKKASTPSQFEGHAIVSLNGGILSACHLTNESRGTKSRVTPGSCTKLQRKQKNNQISNPISGGYRTRSKSALLSACEKVELESVNFEPRDKNNLHCGDSGFKEPKEISGTQNQAKDWRIAEIKGSMDQTIDEGKRSQDHHGAADNEKEHVVANESSISEKDCMSKMKTRRKLAYVSYLVINHIFRWLSGYLVLRISGAVYLLDFAFNPRGLSLLNRLLVLAKIP, from the exons ATGTTTGTCGGATTGGTGGTTGTTGAAGGCGGAAAACGACTCTCAAAGTGGAGCTCTCTCTGTTTCTGGGTTTATTTTTCGAGA ATATTTAACCATTTTGTTTTTGGCTTTCCTCCTTACTGGAAGGAGTATGCTGAAAAGTGCATGG GTGGGCATAGCAATGAAATGGGTAATGAATCACAACACGAAATGGATGCTGAACGAAATAGCAGTAAAACTAAATCCTCAATCATTGCATTGCCCAAGAAGTGTAACAATGTAACTGGATCATCTGAGGACAGTACATCTGTCTTCTCCATCGCACCCGCACCCGCACCTGATCCTGATCCTGATCCTGCACCTGCACCTGCACCTGCAACTGCAACTGCACCTGCACCTGCACCTGCACCTGCACCTGCACCTGCACCTTTTAATGTTGAAAAGATATTTTCTTCTGGAAACTGCACTAACGGATATCACATGACAGGAGATAGGTCTGTAAATTGTTCCATTAAGAAGGCCTCAACACCCTCACAATTTGAGGGGCATGCCATCGTTTCACTGAATGGTGGAATTTTATCTGCTTGCCATTTAACTAACGAAAGTAGGGGCACTAAGAGTAGGGTAACTCCTGGGTCATGTACCAAACTGCAAAGGAAACAAAAAAACAATCAGATATCAAATCCGATATCAGGGGGTTACAGAACAAGATCAAAATCTGCTTTACTTTCAGCCTGTGAAAAAGTAGAATTAGAATCTGTTAATTTTGAGCCCAGGGACAAAAATAACTTGCATTGTGGGGACAGTGGATTTAAAGAGCCTAAAGAAATATCAGGAACTCAAAACCAGGCCAAGGACTGGAGAATTGCTGAAATTAAAGGCAGCATGGATCAAACAATAGATGAAGGAAAAAGGTCCCAGGATCACCACGGTGCTGCAGATAATGAGAAGGAGCATGTTGTTGCAAATGAGAGTAGCATATCTGAGAAAGATTGCATGTCGAAGATGAAGACTAGAAGAAAATTAGCATATGTTAGTTATCTTGTTATTAATCATATATTTCGTTGGCTATCTGGCTATTTGGTATTGCGAATCTCTGGTGCtgtttatttattggatttcgCATTCAATCCTAGAGGCCTTAGTTTGCTCAATAGACTTCTTGTTTTGGCAAAGATTCCCTAG
- the LOC140867076 gene encoding uncharacterized protein isoform X1, giving the protein MFVGLVVVEGGKRLSKWSSLCFWVYFSRQQRGMRVFSSAPILKSHDMFTLETTDGICVLIKGFINKARTLENGFPSDIFNHFVFGFPPYWKEYAEKCMGGHSNEMGNESQHEMDAERNSSKTKSSIIALPKKCNNVTGSSEDSTSVFSIAPAPAPDPDPDPAPAPAPATATAPAPAPAPAPAPAPFNVEKIFSSGNCTNGYHMTGDRSVNCSIKKASTPSQFEGHAIVSLNGGILSACHLTNESRGTKSRVTPGSCTKLQRKQKNNQISNPISGGYRTRSKSALLSACEKVELESVNFEPRDKNNLHCGDSGFKEPKEISGTQNQAKDWRIAEIKGSMDQTIDEGKRSQDHHGAADNEKEHVVANESSISEKDCMSKMKTRRKLAYVSYLVINHIFRWLSGYLVLRISGAVYLLDFAFNPRGLSLLNRLLVLAKIP; this is encoded by the exons ATGTTTGTCGGATTGGTGGTTGTTGAAGGCGGAAAACGACTCTCAAAGTGGAGCTCTCTCTGTTTCTGGGTTTATTTTTCGAGA CAACAACGAGGTATGAGAGTTTTTTCCTCTGCCCCTATACTTAAGAGCCATGATATGTTTACTTTGGAGACCACTGATGGGATATGTGTCCTAATCAAAGGCTTTATAAACAAAGCCCGCACATTAGAAAATGGCTTCCCTTCTGAT ATATTTAACCATTTTGTTTTTGGCTTTCCTCCTTACTGGAAGGAGTATGCTGAAAAGTGCATGG GTGGGCATAGCAATGAAATGGGTAATGAATCACAACACGAAATGGATGCTGAACGAAATAGCAGTAAAACTAAATCCTCAATCATTGCATTGCCCAAGAAGTGTAACAATGTAACTGGATCATCTGAGGACAGTACATCTGTCTTCTCCATCGCACCCGCACCCGCACCTGATCCTGATCCTGATCCTGCACCTGCACCTGCACCTGCAACTGCAACTGCACCTGCACCTGCACCTGCACCTGCACCTGCACCTGCACCTTTTAATGTTGAAAAGATATTTTCTTCTGGAAACTGCACTAACGGATATCACATGACAGGAGATAGGTCTGTAAATTGTTCCATTAAGAAGGCCTCAACACCCTCACAATTTGAGGGGCATGCCATCGTTTCACTGAATGGTGGAATTTTATCTGCTTGCCATTTAACTAACGAAAGTAGGGGCACTAAGAGTAGGGTAACTCCTGGGTCATGTACCAAACTGCAAAGGAAACAAAAAAACAATCAGATATCAAATCCGATATCAGGGGGTTACAGAACAAGATCAAAATCTGCTTTACTTTCAGCCTGTGAAAAAGTAGAATTAGAATCTGTTAATTTTGAGCCCAGGGACAAAAATAACTTGCATTGTGGGGACAGTGGATTTAAAGAGCCTAAAGAAATATCAGGAACTCAAAACCAGGCCAAGGACTGGAGAATTGCTGAAATTAAAGGCAGCATGGATCAAACAATAGATGAAGGAAAAAGGTCCCAGGATCACCACGGTGCTGCAGATAATGAGAAGGAGCATGTTGTTGCAAATGAGAGTAGCATATCTGAGAAAGATTGCATGTCGAAGATGAAGACTAGAAGAAAATTAGCATATGTTAGTTATCTTGTTATTAATCATATATTTCGTTGGCTATCTGGCTATTTGGTATTGCGAATCTCTGGTGCtgtttatttattggatttcgCATTCAATCCTAGAGGCCTTAGTTTGCTCAATAGACTTCTTGTTTTGGCAAAGATTCCCTAG
- the LOC140867076 gene encoding uncharacterized protein isoform X2: protein MFVGLVVVEGGKRLSKWSSLCFWVYFSRQQRGMRVFSSAPILKSHDMFTLETTDGICVLIKGFINKARTLENGFPSDIFNHFVFGFPPYWKEYAEKCMGGHSNEMGNESQHEMDAERNSSKTKSSIIALPKKCNNVTGSSEDSTSVFSIAPAPAPDPDPDPAPAPAPATATAPAPAPAPAPAPAPFNVEKIFSSGNCTNGYHMTGDRSVNCSIKKASTPSQFEGHAIVSLNGGILSACHLTNESRGTKSRVTPGSCTKLQRKQKNNQISNPISGGYRTRSKSALLSACEKVELESVNFEPRDKNNLHCGDSGFKEPKEISGTQNQAKDWRIAEIKGSMDQTIDEGKRSQDHHGAADNEKEHVVANESSISEKDCMSKMKTRRKLAYEDCWCLP from the exons ATGTTTGTCGGATTGGTGGTTGTTGAAGGCGGAAAACGACTCTCAAAGTGGAGCTCTCTCTGTTTCTGGGTTTATTTTTCGAGA CAACAACGAGGTATGAGAGTTTTTTCCTCTGCCCCTATACTTAAGAGCCATGATATGTTTACTTTGGAGACCACTGATGGGATATGTGTCCTAATCAAAGGCTTTATAAACAAAGCCCGCACATTAGAAAATGGCTTCCCTTCTGAT ATATTTAACCATTTTGTTTTTGGCTTTCCTCCTTACTGGAAGGAGTATGCTGAAAAGTGCATGG GTGGGCATAGCAATGAAATGGGTAATGAATCACAACACGAAATGGATGCTGAACGAAATAGCAGTAAAACTAAATCCTCAATCATTGCATTGCCCAAGAAGTGTAACAATGTAACTGGATCATCTGAGGACAGTACATCTGTCTTCTCCATCGCACCCGCACCCGCACCTGATCCTGATCCTGATCCTGCACCTGCACCTGCACCTGCAACTGCAACTGCACCTGCACCTGCACCTGCACCTGCACCTGCACCTGCACCTTTTAATGTTGAAAAGATATTTTCTTCTGGAAACTGCACTAACGGATATCACATGACAGGAGATAGGTCTGTAAATTGTTCCATTAAGAAGGCCTCAACACCCTCACAATTTGAGGGGCATGCCATCGTTTCACTGAATGGTGGAATTTTATCTGCTTGCCATTTAACTAACGAAAGTAGGGGCACTAAGAGTAGGGTAACTCCTGGGTCATGTACCAAACTGCAAAGGAAACAAAAAAACAATCAGATATCAAATCCGATATCAGGGGGTTACAGAACAAGATCAAAATCTGCTTTACTTTCAGCCTGTGAAAAAGTAGAATTAGAATCTGTTAATTTTGAGCCCAGGGACAAAAATAACTTGCATTGTGGGGACAGTGGATTTAAAGAGCCTAAAGAAATATCAGGAACTCAAAACCAGGCCAAGGACTGGAGAATTGCTGAAATTAAAGGCAGCATGGATCAAACAATAGATGAAGGAAAAAGGTCCCAGGATCACCACGGTGCTGCAGATAATGAGAAGGAGCATGTTGTTGCAAATGAGAGTAGCATATCTGAGAAAGATTGCATGTCGAAGATGAAGACTAGAAGAAAATTAGCATAT GAAGATTGCTGGTGCCTACCTTGA
- the LOC140867076 gene encoding uncharacterized protein isoform X4, translated as MGNESQHEMDAERNSSKTKSSIIALPKKCNNVTGSSEDSTSVFSIAPAPAPDPDPDPAPAPAPATATAPAPAPAPAPAPAPFNVEKIFSSGNCTNGYHMTGDRSVNCSIKKASTPSQFEGHAIVSLNGGILSACHLTNESRGTKSRVTPGSCTKLQRKQKNNQISNPISGGYRTRSKSALLSACEKVELESVNFEPRDKNNLHCGDSGFKEPKEISGTQNQAKDWRIAEIKGSMDQTIDEGKRSQDHHGAADNEKEHVVANESSISEKDCMSKMKTRRKLAYVSYLVINHIFRWLSGYLVLRISGAVYLLDFAFNPRGLSLLNRLLVLAKIP; from the coding sequence ATGGGTAATGAATCACAACACGAAATGGATGCTGAACGAAATAGCAGTAAAACTAAATCCTCAATCATTGCATTGCCCAAGAAGTGTAACAATGTAACTGGATCATCTGAGGACAGTACATCTGTCTTCTCCATCGCACCCGCACCCGCACCTGATCCTGATCCTGATCCTGCACCTGCACCTGCACCTGCAACTGCAACTGCACCTGCACCTGCACCTGCACCTGCACCTGCACCTGCACCTTTTAATGTTGAAAAGATATTTTCTTCTGGAAACTGCACTAACGGATATCACATGACAGGAGATAGGTCTGTAAATTGTTCCATTAAGAAGGCCTCAACACCCTCACAATTTGAGGGGCATGCCATCGTTTCACTGAATGGTGGAATTTTATCTGCTTGCCATTTAACTAACGAAAGTAGGGGCACTAAGAGTAGGGTAACTCCTGGGTCATGTACCAAACTGCAAAGGAAACAAAAAAACAATCAGATATCAAATCCGATATCAGGGGGTTACAGAACAAGATCAAAATCTGCTTTACTTTCAGCCTGTGAAAAAGTAGAATTAGAATCTGTTAATTTTGAGCCCAGGGACAAAAATAACTTGCATTGTGGGGACAGTGGATTTAAAGAGCCTAAAGAAATATCAGGAACTCAAAACCAGGCCAAGGACTGGAGAATTGCTGAAATTAAAGGCAGCATGGATCAAACAATAGATGAAGGAAAAAGGTCCCAGGATCACCACGGTGCTGCAGATAATGAGAAGGAGCATGTTGTTGCAAATGAGAGTAGCATATCTGAGAAAGATTGCATGTCGAAGATGAAGACTAGAAGAAAATTAGCATATGTTAGTTATCTTGTTATTAATCATATATTTCGTTGGCTATCTGGCTATTTGGTATTGCGAATCTCTGGTGCtgtttatttattggatttcgCATTCAATCCTAGAGGCCTTAGTTTGCTCAATAGACTTCTTGTTTTGGCAAAGATTCCCTAG